The sequence ACTTGCCCGTTGAACAATCTTGGAATTCATGCTACcaacaaacaaaacacacaatATAGGTCATTTTTCATGGGAACATAATGCATCAAATCATTCAAAATGATATTGTCAAACTTGTTActgttaatttttattcatgAGTTATTAGTGTACTGAAAATTTgtaagaaaatagtaatgtgtctccaatttatggttctttttgtggAAATTGTAAATATCTTCATTCTTGTGTGAATTTATAAAGTAGAAACTTCATTTTTGTGATCTAATGTTGAATTTAACTCAGTTTGTGGACTAAAAAATAGAAGGTGTAAAAAGTtgctgatgaactcgcttaacAAGACAGATTGGCTAAGCGAACCTcattcgcttagcgagacagctAGATCGCTTAACGGATgcaaaaccctagaagaggataagTCAGAGATCAACGCGCTCAAGACGCGACCAGCCGGTCCAACGAGGATGTTGTCTCTTCTCGCGTTTAGCACGCCCAAGCTCGCTTAACGGATTTTGATACACTATAACTAACCGTTAATGTACATAACTTATTTTACACTTTATCTTCAATCCGTAATTTACTCTTAATTCAttaacctataaataaaaataaaaaccccATCTCTTATAATGggtcatatatatttatttatttcttatcaaGATACGTGGATCATCATTATttgataatagtattttttatttatattataaattttatttcaattaaaataaatgtaatatgtaaaagttaaaaagtaatataattaaatatcgtAAAATGTGTTTATTTCGTGTCTCCTTtaatatgtttataaattattccTATTTAACGCACACAATTCACTAATCTAAAGGTGTGTATAAAGTAAGTGTATGCACAAGTGTAAGTGTACAAAGCGAGTGTTTAGTTAGGAGTGGATATATGGATTTGGATTTGCGGACTGACTTGTTCAGCTCACGAATCTTGTGGATAatgaatctttttttatttaaagtcaCATAGACATAATCAAAATTAGGCCCAACCCataaattttgattgaaaaaaaacacGCACAAATCCTAAACAGCCCATTCACTAACACACACAAactcttcttcctctttcttaCCTTACTACCCTAGTGTGCCACCCATCCTTGGGATCTTGGCCTTATCTGGTCGTACCTTTCTCCGGCCACCATCATTCCTGATTTCATTGACAATCACACTCTCACCAATGTCCATGGTCACACCTTATGTTGTTGTCGTTATGCTCATAATCATCTTTCTCTTGTCACTATCGCGTCAAAGTCACTTCATTGTTGTCCTTTACTTTTGCATTGAAGGCTTGaagcttttactaaatttttagCTTGTTATCGTTTCTTGTTGTGAATCATTTCTTCCCCTTTGTGGTTGTTCTTTCCATGTTAATATTTTGATAATGAATGTTGATTCCTTTTGTTTATGTTAgccattttatcaattattaggaattgtttttttctctttgtgaATGTTCTGTTTTGATGAATGATGATTCCTTTTGTGGTTGATATGGTTATCTGAAAATCTAATAGATGGTGTTTGCTTTTTTTcccattgttattgttattttttgtttgtgatgATTTTCTTCTAATCtgatgcatttttatttttttaaaattattatttagacCCGTAAATTGGCCTGTTTATCCACAAATTTTGCAGGCGAAATATGGTCCTGAAAAAAAAGAATGACAATTTATCTCACAAATTGAACATCGAACTTATTCAGTCAATGTAAAACGCGAACTTCGATCCTTTGATTAAGACGTGTCTTCTAAGTTTATGCTTCACTCCAATCGTGTTATAATTCTACAAAGGATGAAGACTATTATACGAACAATAAGACAAACTGCAATCCAGCAAATACAACAATTTCGGACGGCATAGTAGCTGTCGATTGATTGTCATGTTTCAATCATACACtagagaaatattttaaatttcaaattagctTTGatcatcataattaatttttaaaatctcttGAGAATTGACAAGTAAtgtaaacataatttaaaaactagCATGGAACTTGCGCTGTTATTAATAAGTCCTCCTGGACGGCTGGAAAACAACATTGTGGCTGGCTTCCCCCATTGACTATGAATTAAAAGTCGGTATCATCTTCACACGCCAGAACACACAATAATTGATAGATTTTACTACTCCagctaatgttatttttataccCTTCTTACAGTATTTTAGTTAGTACTTCCAATAGATATGCTTTATTTGCCTTGATGTCTATGTAAATATCATTTTAGCGGACTGAATAATCCGTTGCTGGTAGGAAAAGGCAAGTCCAAAGAACCAATAACTTCGTtccattaaattattaaaaacgaAAATGCCATTTGTTTCCCTCGCATGCACATCACCACTCTCCATCATTCGTTCAGCGACCTTCATTCCCCAATTACATCTTCCCCTACAATCTTGGCCACACTTGATGCATGCTTTTACAATCATTACTTCAATGGGCTTAAAAACTAAAGCTAGGTAGGTAGTAAGGAAAAGGAGcactaatattattataaatctaatCTAATTCTGTAGGTGAAAAACCTGCAAATATGAATTCCATAATCCTCCAACATTCCCCAGGAGGCTTTATATAGATAAAAGATTAGAGGGAAATCAAAATCTTTTCCTCTTCACCCGTGAAATATCATCAAAACTGTCATCACTCCAAACctgtccaccaccaccaccaccatgcctgaaattctcttcttgttCATCCATATTTCTTGTTCTTCTAGGTGGCACATTAGCTGGCCGGCCCTTGATTCTTCTGTCAAAGTCCCTTTCCCTTATGTTGTTGCCTCCTCTTTCATGAAAATCTGAATCATCTGAACAGAATCTATAATGTCTAGGTCCGTCTTCAGCATTAAGGTGAAAATTCTCACCAACATTGTTATTATAGGGAGGCCTGAAAGAACGCACAGGTCCTCGTCTCTCACCAAACCTTCTCCTATCCTCACCATTTCCTTCACCACTAAGCTCAAGTAACCTACCAGAATGCATGGGCCCCCCAAAGTATTCATCATCATTTTCCGCACGGTCCCGTGGATCTACTACATCAAACCTCCTATTTCTGATTAAAATTCGACCAGACCTCGGATGACCATGGTCCCTTGCAGAATCAATGTCCCTCATATCATTAGAAGGTCTTGACATAAAAGAGGGGGAGCCATGCCTCCTCACCACTCTCTCCGCAGGGAAAACAGGACGATCAGGGGACCTCATTCTGTCAACCCTGTAAAATGGTGATCTTCTATGGGATAGTTCTGGATGTCCACCAAAACCATCAGGGGATCTTCTTCTAGGCGACCTTCTTCTTGGAGATGACCATGGACCGGGTGAGCGACTCCTAGATCTGATGGGTGACTTGGAACGAATTCGAGGAGGACCCCTTCTCTGCATGGAAGAAAAATTCCTACTCCCTCTCGTAAACCGACCATCCATTCCCTCAAATGTTTGGGACCGGGTGAACATAGCATCCATATTATCCTCAGGCAAGCCTCtcataaatttatcattatGCCTCACTCCAACCAAGTCTGAACCATCTCCAATACATCTATTTGGACTAATGTTTCTTGGATTTCTATGACCAATTTGGATGCCATCTCTTCCTCCTGGTGAACGCCTCCTCGGTGCAATGTAAGAACCATCATTCAATGGCTTTCTGCCTAATCGACCATTACCAACATATGACCCATCAGGTGCAACATTATTGTACTCCATATCGGTATCGGCAAAAGCAGGTGCATACTTAGGCCTGGGCCCACGAAACTGACTTGGACCATTGTAAAACTCACCAGAAAATTCACGGTCAGATTCCCATTCACTACGAACTGAGTCTAATCGACTATTAAGTCTTCCTCTACCTCGCACAAAGTTAAATCTAGAGTTTCTAGGGGAGATATCTTGATGTCTTTCTCTAGAAAATTTGTGAGGGCCATCAATGAAAACTTCATCTctgaaaatcaaaataagaagaaaaggacTTGAGCAAAAGAAAACAACTCGGTcgataaaagagaaataatcTATAGGACTAAAACTTATACCTTCCTCTGTGTAATTTATCCCCATCAAGTGAGTCAGACAATACATCTCTTCCAGCTCGAGACGACAGTGACCTGCCTGAAATGGGCCTAGTTTTACCAGGAGATGAAGAACTAGTAGCTCGAGACAGAACTATAATTCTCCCTGGATTACCACCATTATTAACATCTTTGGCTGCATCATCAGCATTTGCAGACACTTCCATAGTTTCAAAATCTAAGTCAGTTTGTTTAACTATGTCAGCTGTTTTGACAACCTCATCAGCACACTGGAAATCAACCCCATGGCTTCCATTAGTGGCTTGATTGGAAGGTGATTCTGCCACCAGAGCTTCACAGACATTTTTCCCATCTAAAAGATCTAATGCTTTCATTTGCAAAACATTAGCACCATGAGCAGCAATGTTAGACTTCTCATCATCCAATGACTCttgcacacacacacttttatcAATGACCTTACCAGACCTCTCATGCATTTCAATGTCCATATCAACAACTTCATTATTTATTTCACTTTGAATTGCAGTAATATTGTCATTTTCCACCAACTGATATGAAGTGGGACAATCGCCACTCACCATTCCTTTTTCCATctgtttatttacaaaattactacaGTCAGGATGCTCTACTTCTCTTACCTCACATATGGTGTCTTCTGCTGTGGAAGGATCCAGTGGTTCTCGAACCTCACCATCTTcataatcatcatcttcaacatacCGTTCGGTATCCACACCAATAGTTACAGCACGATTCTCATCTGACTCGCAATCAGAACCGTAAGAATCATCCTCTAACATATCAGTAGATAGGGTTATCTTTTCTTCATCACTTACACAGCCTTCACCATTGCCTCGTGGGACAGGTGGAGGCTCATTCATGAGTTTCAGTCTGCAAGCATCACGATCAGCAGCATTTTCTTCCTCAGTTCTAACAGAAAAAGTTTGCAGACCAGGATCATTCAACTTTGAACCATTACCAACCATAGGCATAGCAACTGTTTCTATGGTAACCTGCTCGGCATTTAAACAAACACCATGACAAACTTTCTCAACATCGACTCCATCCGTAAGACTAGAATTTTCAATCTGGCTTACTATGTTTTCACTGGTTGATAACTCTTTTGTATACAATGGTTTCACTGGAGCACAATCTGCCTCGGCAGAGATTTGTGTTGTCTCTGGCATAACTGGCATCGCCAAGGAAGGAGAAGAATTATCCGATCCTTGTCGCAAATCTTTATTCAACTGATCCATTTTACTCAATGCAGCATTGGATCCTTCCTGACTGCCCTCGTGATTTGGTTCCAGTTTAACAGAGGCAGCATCAACTTTCATTAAATTGCTAACATTTGACAACTTTGAAGAGTTGGCAGTGGAAGGCTGAACAAGTTCTTGTTTAACAGCAACACTATCTAATGAACCCACAGGAGAGGCATTAGCTtccttcaaatccttttttgaGCTCTCATCAAATGGTTCTGGTTTTACCAACCTAAAACTAGAAGTATTTGCATCACCCACAGTTGAAGCCAAACTTGACAAGCTCACATTGGGAATAGCACTACCAGAATTCAGCTTAACAGATAATCTTGAGGGTTCCTCAGTATATTTCTGAATAGGTGTAAGAGATAGAATACTTGAGTCGAGAAATTTAAACTGCTGTCCACACGGTCCAGATGGAAAAGTGAAAGCTTCTTTATGACTCTCTTCACACATTGGCTTTACAGACACAACACTTGTTGGCAGCGTCATCCCTGTAGAGCACACTAACTGCTTTTCATCAAGTGAACCATCAGTAATTTTCAGCCCATCAATACTTGTTTTAACCAAGCCAGCTTCAGTCCCAGATTCTTCCCATGCATCCATTGTAGTATTCAGATCCCAGTTTGCCCTGTTAGATTGAACACAAGTTGTGTCACTATCAGTTTTAGCATCAGTATTTAAACTGTGAGTACTACAGTCTTCTTTGCTTAAAGATAATTCCAACGAGACAGATTCTGCTTTCTCTGTTTTTTGACGATTCCCATCATTCTCCATACTTGCAACAGCTGGTAAGACGTGCTCCTTTAAGCTTAAAGATAAACCAGGACTTCCTGAAACTAAAGGAGTCTCTTGTTTACAAATATCTTGGACATTTTGTTTGCTTACATCAGCTCCAATGCTAAGAGCAAGACCTTCCTTTGCAGCCAATAAGAGTTCAGGATTCCCTTTGATAATTTGGGATTCCAATTTTTTATTGCTACCTTGACTGAGAATCTTCTCTTTGCTATCCATGACGTCCAAAGTACATGATTGAGTTCTGACATTTGATTGCTCACGTTTGGGAGTAAGGAAGCAAGAGTTGCTTTGAACCATGTTAGCATTGGTAACATCAGTACTTGCTTTCTTATCTTCAAGCGCAGGGATTCCATTAGCATCAGATAAACCAGAAGAACTGGGAGAAAGAGTTGAACCCGGTGACGTGCTTGAATGTTCCTTTCGCAAGGGATCACTTTCTTCTGAACGTGAAGCCTCTTCCAA comes from Glycine soja cultivar W05 chromosome 20, ASM419377v2, whole genome shotgun sequence and encodes:
- the LOC114402403 gene encoding uncharacterized protein LOC114402403 codes for the protein MPVSGHEETGVKSYAGKFSGLIAGVPIKKRRFPTIQPSSAPVSEEPYSLTEETELQRKENSSTSQGPTLPNAAGAPIKKRKFPYLQPSLEEASRSEESDPLRKEHSSTSPGSTLSPSSSGLSDANGIPALEDKKASTDVTNANMVQSNSCFLTPKREQSNVRTQSCTLDVMDSKEKILSQGSNKKLESQIIKGNPELLLAAKEGLALSIGADVSKQNVQDICKQETPLVSGSPGLSLSLKEHVLPAVASMENDGNRQKTEKAESVSLELSLSKEDCSTHSLNTDAKTDSDTTCVQSNRANWDLNTTMDAWEESGTEAGLVKTSIDGLKITDGSLDEKQLVCSTGMTLPTSVVSVKPMCEESHKEAFTFPSGPCGQQFKFLDSSILSLTPIQKYTEEPSRLSVKLNSGSAIPNVSLSSLASTVGDANTSSFRLVKPEPFDESSKKDLKEANASPVGSLDSVAVKQELVQPSTANSSKLSNVSNLMKVDAASVKLEPNHEGSQEGSNAALSKMDQLNKDLRQGSDNSSPSLAMPVMPETTQISAEADCAPVKPLYTKELSTSENIVSQIENSSLTDGVDVEKVCHGVCLNAEQVTIETVAMPMVGNGSKLNDPGLQTFSVRTEEENAADRDACRLKLMNEPPPVPRGNGEGCVSDEEKITLSTDMLEDDSYGSDCESDENRAVTIGVDTERYVEDDDYEDGEVREPLDPSTAEDTICEVREVEHPDCSNFVNKQMEKGMVSGDCPTSYQLVENDNITAIQSEINNEVVDMDIEMHERSGKVIDKSVCVQESLDDEKSNIAAHGANVLQMKALDLLDGKNVCEALVAESPSNQATNGSHGVDFQCADEVVKTADIVKQTDLDFETMEVSANADDAAKDVNNGGNPGRIIVLSRATSSSSPGKTRPISGRSLSSRAGRDVLSDSLDGDKLHRGRDEVFIDGPHKFSRERHQDISPRNSRFNFVRGRGRLNSRLDSVRSEWESDREFSGEFYNGPSQFRGPRPKYAPAFADTDMEYNNVAPDGSYVGNGRLGRKPLNDGSYIAPRRRSPGGRDGIQIGHRNPRNISPNRCIGDGSDLVGVRHNDKFMRGLPEDNMDAMFTRSQTFEGMDGRFTRGSRNFSSMQRRGPPRIRSKSPIRSRSRSPGPWSSPRRRSPRRRSPDGFGGHPELSHRRSPFYRVDRMRSPDRPVFPAERVVRRHGSPSFMSRPSNDMRDIDSARDHGHPRSGRILIRNRRFDVVDPRDRAENDDEYFGGPMHSGRLLELSGEGNGEDRRRFGERRGPVRSFRPPYNNNVGENFHLNAEDGPRHYRFCSDDSDFHERGGNNIRERDFDRRIKGRPANVPPRRTRNMDEQEENFRHGGGGGGQVWSDDSFDDISRVKRKRF